A single genomic interval of Gloeocapsa sp. PCC 73106 harbors:
- the glp gene encoding gephyrin-like molybdotransferase Glp translates to MSVTLSALAAEKVILDLVEPIAEQEPVELNKALGRILAAPIKSGLDFPYWDNSAMDGYAVRYADVVQTSPDEPVSLKIIEEIPAGKIPQTTVNEGEAARIYTGSMLPQGADTIIMQEKTQVQDDQVLILHPPSEPQAFVRRRGEYYQKGNPLLQPGITLNAQEIGILATIQASEIPVYRRPRVAIFSTGDELINPDQPLELGKIIDSNQYALTSFILSQTGIPIQLGIVRDNPEILREKINKALVRADFILSTGGVSVGAYDYVEQVLTELGADIKIRSVAVKPGKPLTVARFESGCIYFGIPGNPVSALVSCWRFVKPALDKLSGKQGPWTPQWISAQNLQPLRSTGDRETYIWGRLNLVKGVYQFEPATGSNSSGNLMGLAQTNALAVVPINQKEIQPGAMIMTMKLI, encoded by the coding sequence ATGAGTGTCACCTTATCAGCATTAGCCGCCGAAAAAGTTATCCTCGACTTAGTTGAACCCATAGCTGAACAAGAGCCTGTAGAGTTAAATAAGGCTTTGGGACGTATTCTCGCCGCACCAATTAAAAGTGGGCTTGACTTTCCCTATTGGGATAACTCGGCTATGGACGGTTACGCTGTACGTTACGCCGACGTGGTTCAAACGAGTCCCGACGAACCAGTGAGTCTAAAAATTATAGAAGAAATTCCTGCAGGTAAGATTCCTCAAACAACTGTTAATGAAGGGGAAGCGGCGCGTATTTACACCGGTTCTATGCTTCCTCAGGGCGCAGATACGATCATTATGCAGGAAAAAACCCAAGTGCAAGATGATCAAGTTTTAATCTTACACCCACCTTCAGAACCTCAAGCCTTTGTAAGACGTCGCGGGGAATATTACCAAAAGGGTAACCCACTACTGCAACCAGGGATTACTTTAAATGCTCAGGAAATAGGCATTTTAGCGACGATTCAAGCCAGTGAGATTCCCGTCTATCGTCGTCCTCGCGTGGCCATTTTTTCTACCGGAGATGAGCTAATTAATCCCGATCAACCTCTAGAATTGGGTAAGATTATCGATTCTAATCAATATGCTCTCACCTCTTTTATCTTAAGTCAGACAGGAATCCCGATCCAACTGGGTATCGTTCGAGATAATCCAGAGATACTGCGAGAAAAAATTAACAAAGCTCTAGTTAGAGCGGATTTCATACTATCAACTGGTGGCGTTTCCGTGGGCGCCTATGACTACGTAGAACAGGTTCTGACTGAATTAGGCGCAGATATCAAGATCCGTAGTGTAGCGGTTAAACCAGGTAAACCCCTTACTGTAGCTCGCTTTGAATCTGGGTGTATTTATTTTGGTATTCCTGGCAATCCTGTCTCAGCTTTAGTTAGTTGCTGGCGTTTTGTTAAACCCGCCCTCGATAAACTGTCAGGAAAACAAGGACCTTGGACACCCCAATGGATTAGCGCTCAAAATCTACAACCGTTGAGGAGTACAGGCGATAGAGAAACCTATATCTGGGGAAGATTAAATCTGGTCAAAGGTGTGTATCAGTTTGAACCCGCTACAGGAAGTAATAGTTCTGGTAATTTGATGGGTTTAGCACAAACTAATGCTCTTGCGGTAGTACCTATAAATCAAAAAGAGATACAGCCTGGTGCGATGATTATGACTATGAAACTCATATGA